ACAATGAAAGCTGAATTAGCAGAAGTACAGGAGACAGCGCGTTTGAGACAAGCTGGAGCACCCTTATTTACGGTTGGTGATAAAGTTTTTCGTGATGAACAGATGGCCTATGTTGATGCCTCCTTCTTTAAAATATTTACCTTGCCTCTTATCAAAGGTGATGCGAATACCGCGTTGAAGATGCCCTATACCACGGTAATATCTGAATCCATGGCACGCAAATATTTTGGAACAACAGACGTTGTAGGTCGGGATCTCGCCATAAAAGGTGATCAAAATATCCTAAAAATTACTGGGGTAATGAAGGATATCCCCAGAAACTCGCACTTCCATTTCGATATTTTCACCTCAATTTCGGCACTGGAAGATTCCCGTTCAAACTCCTGGATGACATCCGAATATTATACGTATGCGCTGCTCGCAGAAAATACCTCATTAAAAAGTCTAGAGAAAAATTTAGCGGCCTTATTTGACAAACATGTTGGAGCCCAGTTTATGGCTGGATTCGGAATGAGCTATGCGGATTACAAAAAATCAGGCAATACAATAGGTCTCTATTTACAGCCCCTGACCGATATCCATCTGCACTCCAATTTTGGCTACGATCTAAGTCCATCAGGTGATATCCGGTACATTTATATTTTTAGTGCTATAGCGCTGTTTATGCTATTAATTGCGACGATCAATTTTATGAACCTATCAACGGCAAGTGGTTTCCGGAGAAGCCGGGAAGTAGGTGTACGGAAAGTACTAGGTGCCGACAGGCAAAGCCTGATCCGTCAGTTCCTCTCCGAAGGCATTCTGCTGACCTATCTGGCATTGTTTCTAGCAGTCGGGATCGTTTTACTTGCTCTTCCTCTATTTAATCAATTATCAGGCAAATCCATTGAGATCCATCAACTCGATTTTGCCAAAATAATCCCCCTCCTGCTCGCATTCGGCTTACTGATCGGTCTATTTTCGAGTACTTATTCGGCTTTATATCTAGCGGCATTCAACCCTTTGGTTGTATTAAAAGGACGTTTGTTGCGATCTACAAAACGGTTCAATCTCAGGAGCAGCCTTGTGGTATTTCAGTTTATTATTTCCGTAGGGCTCATTTTCTGCACAGTGGTTGTCATCCGACAGCTCGATTATATGCGAAACATCAAATTAGGCTATGAAAAAGAGAATGTCATTGTGATCCAGAGTTGGCCCTTGGGCGAAAACGAAAAAACGTACGTCAAGCTATTATCCGAAGACAGCCGTATCAAGCATATTTCCCGCTCATCTTACCTACCCGCTGGAGAAACCAACAACAATAACTTCTTTGTCTATCCAGACGGAAATACAGAAAAATGGGTCAAAACACTACGTTATGATGTAGACGAGAACTATATTGCTGCAATGGGCATGCAGCTTCATGCGGGACGAAATTTTTCGAAAGCTTTTGGTAACGATACCTTATCCATTATCGTGAATGAAACCGCAGCAAAAGATCTGGGTTGGAAAGAAAAAAGCCTTGGCCGTACATTGACCAATAAGGATAATAAAACCTATCATGTCGTGGGTGTTGTCAAAGATTTTCATTTTAAATCGCTACACGAATCCATTTCACCATTGGTCATGGTATTGGGCGACCAAGCAGGGAGTCTGATTGTCAAAACACAGACAAAAGATACCGAGGCTCTCATTCAAAAGTTGAAAGCTGTCTATGACTCATTCCCTTCCGATATTCCATTCAATTATTCTTTCCTCGATGATCGCTATGCCCAGACCTATCAGGCCGAAGTCAAAACAGGAAAATTGTTAAGCATATTCGCCGGACTGACGATTTTTGTCGCCTGTCTAGGTTTATTTGGATTAGCTATTTTTACGGCAAATCAGCGCCGGAAAGAAATAGGTATACGTAAAGTCATCGGCGCCTCCGTTCCTGGTATCACACGGATGCTTTCGGCGGAATTTATCAAACTTGTTCTGATCGCCATCGTGATTTCTTCACCGATAGCCTGGTGGGCGATGTACAAATGGCTGGAAAATTTTGCTTACCGCGTTGAAATGCAATGGTGGATGTTTGCCGTTGCAGGGCTACTTGCTGTATTGATCGCACTTCTGACCGTTAGTTCACAAGCCATCAAGGCAGCTGTAGCAAATTCGGTTGATAGCCTGCGGGAGGAATAATCTCCTATACGACAAAAACAATGATATTGTAAACGCAACACAATAAAATTATGATTAAAACATATTTCAGATCAGCGCTACGACAACTATTGAAACATAGCTACTATACCTTTTTAACAATTGCTGGTTTAGGTCTGGCAATTGCATGTAGTTTATTTATCTATAGCTATAATAGCTTCCAATATAGTTTTGATCAGTTTCATACCGATAAAGATCGTACCTTTCTAGTCGTACAGGATCTGAAACTAGAGCAGGTCGAACATAGCAAAGGTGGATCTTATGCCATGTACAACGCTATTTTACGTGAAATTCCTCAAGTGGAACGAACGGTATTGTATATGGATAATAAGGACCTGATGCTACGGATAGCAGATCAGTTGTATAAAACGGAGGGCAAAGCCGCTTTTGTTTCATCGGAATATTTTAACACATTAAATTTCCCCTGGTTAGCGGGATCCCCAAAAGATCTGGATCAGCCTAATACCGTCGCATTGACCAAAACAACAGCCAAAACTTATTTTAATAACGATAACCCCTTGGGCAAAACGATCTTGGTCGACAGCAAATTTCCAGTGAAAGTTGTGGGTATCATAGATGACCGTAACAAAAATTCAGACTTCCGTTCAGAAATCTATTTTTCGCAAAGTTCGCTCGCTACTTTATGGCAAATCCCTCAAAACGACGGGTTCTTTAATAATTGGGGCTACTCCAACTCAAGCAATAATATCCTTGTCACCTTAAAAAACGCCGCCGATAAAAATACCGTCGAGCAGGCCATACATACGCTGGTTGCCAAGTACTGGCACAAAGATGTACTACAGACATTCAGTTATAAACTCCTGCCCTTAACAAGTTACCATTTTGACACAGATTACGGAAAGGGAACACAACGTACACTTCTGAGTATACTGGTCGCAATTGCCATCGGAGTCAGTATCATGGCATTGGTCAATTACAGCAACATCACCTTTGCCAGACAAATGAACCGCAGTGTAGAAATGGGCGTGAGAAAGGTACTGGGCTGTTCCAAAAGACAACTCTACATTCAGTTTCTGATCGAAACCCTGATCCTGACCGCTGCTGCTATCATCTTCGCCTTAGTTTTATTGCTGATCTTTTCCAATTGGGCAAATCAGGCTCTTTTTCCACATGAACCTGTACAGATTGTCCATCCTCGGTCATTTATAGCTATCATTGGCCTCATCTGGGTTTTAACGAGCCTGTTGACCTCCATCTATCCCCTCATTTTTGTCAACAAGATGGACATCCAGCAGGCATTGAAAAAGCTGACCATAGGCCCCTGGAACTTTAGCCGCAAAACGCTTATTGTTTTTCAGAATGTGATCGCCATGACGCTGCTGATCGCCACTTTTGTTATTGTCTTACAGGTAAATCACCTCAAAAACACAGATATTGGATTCAGTAGGGAGCAGGTTATCCTGCTTCCGTTCACAAAAAAAATGATCCAATCAAAAGCGAAAATCGCTCATTTCATCAGCAATAGAACCGATGTTCAATCGTACACTTTTAGCGATAATCCACCTTCATCTGAAAAGGTATGGGGCGGAACCATCCAGTTTGACAACAAAACAGAATGGGAAAAATGGCCTGCCCGATACGCTATCGGGGATTCTACTTATATCAGCACTTTTAACATCAAATTATTGGCAGGAAGAAATTTCAACGACAATTCCAAGAAACCTGAATTTCTGATCAATCAAAATATGGCTACCGCATTGGGCTATAAAGATCCTAATGATATTATCGGCAAGTCTTTAAACGCCGGTGGGCTGAACGAAGAACAAGTAGGAATAATTGTAGGGGTTGTTGCGGACTTTAGCACCAATTCGCTGAACGACCTCATCTCTCCTACAGTAATTGGGTATAACGAAACACGGTTAAAAAATGTAGCGATTAAACTGAAGGGTACCGATCACCAACTGCTCGTGAAAGACCTGGAACAGCAATGGAAAAATTGGTATCCCGATGAAGTGTTCCAATACAAATTCTATGATCAGCAGATTGCTCAG
The window above is part of the Sphingobacterium sp. ML3W genome. Proteins encoded here:
- a CDS encoding ABC transporter permease; this translates as MIKNNLKIAWRNLRRNSSTSIINITGLALGIAICLLISLYVTDEFSFDRFNTNADRIVRVVFRGTVQGGTMNEAHVMPPVAATMKAELAEVQETARLRQAGAPLFTVGDKVFRDEQMAYVDASFFKIFTLPLIKGDANTALKMPYTTVISESMARKYFGTTDVVGRDLAIKGDQNILKITGVMKDIPRNSHFHFDIFTSISALEDSRSNSWMTSEYYTYALLAENTSLKSLEKNLAALFDKHVGAQFMAGFGMSYADYKKSGNTIGLYLQPLTDIHLHSNFGYDLSPSGDIRYIYIFSAIALFMLLIATINFMNLSTASGFRRSREVGVRKVLGADRQSLIRQFLSEGILLTYLALFLAVGIVLLALPLFNQLSGKSIEIHQLDFAKIIPLLLAFGLLIGLFSSTYSALYLAAFNPLVVLKGRLLRSTKRFNLRSSLVVFQFIISVGLIFCTVVVIRQLDYMRNIKLGYEKENVIVIQSWPLGENEKTYVKLLSEDSRIKHISRSSYLPAGETNNNNFFVYPDGNTEKWVKTLRYDVDENYIAAMGMQLHAGRNFSKAFGNDTLSIIVNETAAKDLGWKEKSLGRTLTNKDNKTYHVVGVVKDFHFKSLHESISPLVMVLGDQAGSLIVKTQTKDTEALIQKLKAVYDSFPSDIPFNYSFLDDRYAQTYQAEVKTGKLLSIFAGLTIFVACLGLFGLAIFTANQRRKEIGIRKVIGASVPGITRMLSAEFIKLVLIAIVISSPIAWWAMYKWLENFAYRVEMQWWMFAVAGLLAVLIALLTVSSQAIKAAVANSVDSLREE
- a CDS encoding ABC transporter permease — its product is MIKTYFRSALRQLLKHSYYTFLTIAGLGLAIACSLFIYSYNSFQYSFDQFHTDKDRTFLVVQDLKLEQVEHSKGGSYAMYNAILREIPQVERTVLYMDNKDLMLRIADQLYKTEGKAAFVSSEYFNTLNFPWLAGSPKDLDQPNTVALTKTTAKTYFNNDNPLGKTILVDSKFPVKVVGIIDDRNKNSDFRSEIYFSQSSLATLWQIPQNDGFFNNWGYSNSSNNILVTLKNAADKNTVEQAIHTLVAKYWHKDVLQTFSYKLLPLTSYHFDTDYGKGTQRTLLSILVAIAIGVSIMALVNYSNITFARQMNRSVEMGVRKVLGCSKRQLYIQFLIETLILTAAAIIFALVLLLIFSNWANQALFPHEPVQIVHPRSFIAIIGLIWVLTSLLTSIYPLIFVNKMDIQQALKKLTIGPWNFSRKTLIVFQNVIAMTLLIATFVIVLQVNHLKNTDIGFSREQVILLPFTKKMIQSKAKIAHFISNRTDVQSYTFSDNPPSSEKVWGGTIQFDNKTEWEKWPARYAIGDSTYISTFNIKLLAGRNFNDNSKKPEFLINQNMATALGYKDPNDIIGKSLNAGGLNEEQVGIIVGVVADFSTNSLNDLISPTVIGYNETRLKNVAIKLKGTDHQLLVKDLEQQWKNWYPDEVFQYKFYDQQIAQLYKKEALLEKLIWIAAIVAISISMLGFLGLLSINILKRTKEIGIRKVLGSSVTGIIVLLSQDFFKWITIAFLLATPLAYYLMNRWLDNFPFRISMGWWIFGLAFCIGLILTTAVVSLQSIKAATANPVDSLRDE